A region of the Haematobia irritans isolate KBUSLIRL chromosome 5, ASM5000362v1, whole genome shotgun sequence genome:
atatcataataattgtgttttaaattaatgacattaccatacaatgttttaaataaatgctttattatacctcattcacattacactttcaaaatcgacttcactagatttcaactgtcatttgccttataaaagggatatataaaatccacttttagtaggttTCGAACATTATGTGAATCTAACTCCCTTAAAcgacaacatttatttctattttaactgtgaaattaatttgcctgtaatcttatttagatgatttgttacatttttgtttatttctacaatattcgtttctattcaagtaatgttcatattaaagcattactcgccatattttgatccattgtaatcggctagagaagtcaatattttcgagatttggttgcctgagacaataagtggctattttgcaaactttggtatatctacgaataagtgattacatattaggtgattatatgctttaaaagcactaattatttcatggccaaaggtatgcctggggagaagtacttgcctcctaggacatgcgtatgtaaatgtaatccggagcgatgccaattaataagtggttattcatttttaaacaggcttacctacaagattacctggtaatgagaatttttgctgggatagtccgaacggcgtccacCGTTACGGCGAAAAAACTTAGATTAGCTTTGGAATAGAGCTCAACAATAagggaaattttctctaaattttatttctatagcaaattttctcaaaattatatatctatagcaatttttctcaaaattttatttccattcgttttgttttgttattgttggttttgttctttaagcattgttgttgttttttatttcagcttaaaaccatacattgacattgaaatttatttgggcaaagccctatagactgcaagatggttggatggacgcacgttttggaattaccacattcctcatcagcatcctctacttgcagcaaaactaataaccaattatgagaataaattcaggcagttcattaaactcaacaatgaaccacacttgaaccttccgaaaaaagttttttttatttatttcggcataagccggctatcatacaaaaccttttttcggaaggttcaagtgtggttcattgttgagtttaacgaactgcctgaatttattctgataattggttgatagttttgctgcaagtagaggatgctgatgaggaatgtggtaattccgaaacgtgcgtccatccaaaccatcttgcagtctataggacaaacattattttcctctgttggttaagctacacttgtagtttagtcaatgtatggttttaagctgaaataaaaaacaacaacaaaattttatttctgtagaaaattttgtcaaaattttatttctatagaacattttatcaaaattttatttctatagaacatattgtcaaaattttatttctatagaaaatattgtcaaaattttattcctatagaaaattttctcaaaattttaattccatagaaattttctcaaaattttatttcttagaaaaatttcacataactttatatctatgaaaaattttctcaacattttatttctatagaaaattttgtcaaaattttatttctgcagaaaaatttctcaaaattttaattctatagaaattttctcaaaattttatttgttagaaaaatttcacaaaattttatttccatgaaaaatgttctcaaaattttatttctatagaaattttttcaaaattttatttctgttgcaaattgactcaacattttatttctatagaaaaatttgtcaaaattgtatttctatagaaaatttttaccaaattgtatttctatagaaaatttgtcaaaattttatttctatagaaaattttgtcaaaattttatttctatacaaatatttgtcaaaattttatttctatagaaaattttgtcaaaattttatttttatagaaaattttgtcacaattttctttctatagaaaatttttcaaaattgtatttctatagaaaattttgtcaaaattttatttctataggaaattttgtcaaaattttatttttatagaaaattttgtcaaaattttattttattgtatttctatagaaaattttgtcaaaattttatttctataggaaattttctcaaaattttatttctatgggaacttCTCTCAACCGTTTTTATAGGAATTgttctccatttttttttctatagaaaatgtaaaaaatcctTGATCTCAATGGGTGTCATAGTTTACGCAGTCTGCgccaaaatatattaaatatttgtgcctgttctggtacacacatATACCATTTTCGTGAGGTGTTCTGGACTACACTTTAGACTACACTATCAtagacctgaaaaatgtacacgaacattttttctgtgtggaccAAGTGTACAGCTATGGTATGCAAAGTTAGAAGATTTTTAACACaaataaataacatattttaaaattttaatgtgtttttttttaatattttgcacattttaGAGAGAAAAATCAGTTGAATATgccccgaaataaaattttataaagggtgatttgttaagagcttgataacttttttttttaaaaaaaacgcataaaatttgcaaaatctcatcggttctttatttgaaacgttagattggtccatggcatttactttttgaagataatttcatttaaatgttgaccgcggctgcgtcttaggtggtccattcggaaagtccaattttgggcaactttttcgagcatttcggccggaatagcccgaatttcttcggaaatgttgtcttccaaagctggaatagttgctggcttatttctgtagactttagacttgacgtagccccacaaaaaatagtctaaaggcgtcaaatcgcatgatcttggtggccaacttaccggtccatttctttagatgaattgttctccgaagttttccctcaaaatggccatagaatcgcgagctgtgtggcatgtagcgccatcttgttgaaaccacatgtcaaccaagttcagttcttccatttttggcaacaaaaagtttgttagcatcgaacgatagcgatcgccattcaccgtaacgttgcgtccaacagcatctttgaaaaaatacggtccaatgattccaccagcgtacaaaccacaccaaacagtgcatttttcgggatgcatgggcagttcttgaacggcttctggttgctcttcactccaaatgcggcaattttgcttatttacgtagccattcaaccagaaatgagcctcatcgctgaacaaaatttgtcgataaaaaagcggattttctgccactgattttggtaataaaattcaatgatttgcaagcgttgctcgttagtaagtctattcatgatgaaatgtcaaagcatactgagcatctttctctttgacaccatgtctgaaatcccacgtgatctgtcaaatactaatgcatgaaaatcctaacctcaaaagaatcaccctttagaactatctaaaatttgaaagaaaaattcttCTGACTGGTGTAGATATTTAggggttatttttttttcaaactctaCTGTAATTTTCCAGCAAAATAGGTTTATTTTATGGTTCCTGTctgcaaataaaatgtattgCAGAAGAAATCAgctgtttacattttttcatcagaaattccaaaaaaatttctcacGTGTAGTCAGCACAACTAACTTTTTAAGAGGCGTGAAGAATGTGTGGTGTAAAGCGTGGTGAGACTCATAACAGACATGATTAATGGAAGTGCGGTATTCCAATAAAATGTTGTCGCCCAACAACAATTATGAGATTATATCTCTGAATAAGTGAGAAATATCCCATTCATCCAACTTCGGTTCATTTCATctgtttaatttgtttaattgttTATGGCATAGGTAAATCTTATTGAATTTATATGCAATTCTGTTTCTTTAAATGTCTATTCAACCTAATATTTTGCACACAGATCCTTCATCGTGACATGAAAGCAGCCAATGTGttaataacaaaacatggagttCTTAAATTGGCCGATTTCGGTTTAGCCCGTGCCTTTAGTAtacccaaaaataatttaaaaaatcgatATACAAATCGTGTTGTAACACTATGGTATCGACCACCAGAACTATTGTTGGGCGATCGCAACTATGGACCTCCTGTGGATATGTGGGGTGCCGGTTGTATAATGGCTGAAATGTGGACGCGTTCACCTATTATGCAGGGTAATACTGAACAACAGCAGCTGGTATTAATATCACAACTATGTGGCTCATTTACACCAGACATCTGGCCAGGTGTCGAACAATTGGAACTTTACCAATCGGTAGAGctgcccaaaaatcaaaatcgtCGTGTTAAAGAGCGTCTGAGGCCTTATGTAAAGGATCCATATGGCTGTGATTTACTTGACAAACTATTGACTTTGGATCCCAAGAAACGCATTGATGCCGATACAGCTCTAAATCATGACTTCTTTTGGACTGACCCTATGCCCTGTGATTTGGGCAAAATGTTATCACATCATTTACAAAGTATGTTTGAGTATTTGGCTCAGCCAAGACGTACAAATCAAATGCGTAACTATCATCAACAAATGGCCACAATGAATCAAAAACCTCCAGATAACACCATGATTGATAGAGTTTGGTAAActccttataaaaataaaaactcttgtatctacatagtatttttcgaaaactaaagaaatatttgtgtgtCAAAGCGTTTCATATTGTAAATTTTCGCAAACTTTTCAGGTTTTCCATgagcaaaattgttttttatgacATGTAGTTTTAAACATTTCCTAAGTTACTAGATTTTATAAATGAAGAAAAGTCCCATATACTAGCTCCCTAAGAATATTTCtcactttttatttaaattaatcattacttaatttggtatatatgtaattgatttacttttagtttgcatcaacaagaaaaaaaaaacaaataaattctataacttccaatttatggaaaatattggatGAACTAAAATCCTATTTTGTATAATTCTAACGATCGAACAATGGCATAATTATAAAAGGTAATGTAATGAAGACGGC
Encoded here:
- the Cdk9 gene encoding cyclin-dependent kinase 9 produces the protein MQQQRVSTPGSSSRTMSFVDKQKYIEDYDFPYCDESSKYEKVAKIGQGTFGEVFKAREKKSNKKFVAMKKVLMDNEKEGFPITALREIRILQLLKHENVVNLIEICRTKATVNNGYRSTFYLVFDFCEHDLAGLLSNMNVKFSLGEIKKVMQQLLNGLYYIHSNKILHRDMKAANVLITKHGVLKLADFGLARAFSIPKNNLKNRYTNRVVTLWYRPPELLLGDRNYGPPVDMWGAGCIMAEMWTRSPIMQGNTEQQQLVLISQLCGSFTPDIWPGVEQLELYQSVELPKNQNRRVKERLRPYVKDPYGCDLLDKLLTLDPKKRIDADTALNHDFFWTDPMPCDLGKMLSHHLQSMFEYLAQPRRTNQMRNYHQQMATMNQKPPDNTMIDRVW